The following proteins are co-located in the Planococcus plakortidis genome:
- a CDS encoding pyridoxal-phosphate-dependent aminotransferase family protein, with translation MLTDQQILRIPGPTPIPPSVGRAMAQPMIGHRGESTYALIRDIRPKLKKVFGTKEEVMILTGSGTSALESAVVNTVAPGDEVLVLVTGAFGDRFAKICQAYGIATHVFNVEWGQAVDPEAVKNFLGEHPEIRVIFSTFCETSTGVLNPVKELAETVKQVSDALIVVDGVSCVAGTETEMDKWGVDVVVTGSQKAFMLPAGLAFIAVSKRAWKKIEANPQPRFYLDLVKHRDNIEKDTTPFTPAISILYGLQQVLNLLEEEGLENVYRRHRLMRDMTRAAFKALNVRLLTSDEDASPTVTAVYPEHFDAEQFRKVLKEEFAIEFAGGQQHLAKTIFRIGHMGYCSPAEVLQALAASEVVLKKLGQDIMLGAGIAAAQQVFLEGKDK, from the coding sequence ATGCTGACAGACCAACAAATTTTACGAATTCCAGGACCGACACCGATTCCGCCGAGCGTAGGGCGTGCCATGGCACAGCCGATGATCGGGCATCGCGGGGAAAGTACGTATGCATTGATCAGAGATATCCGCCCGAAATTGAAAAAAGTATTTGGCACAAAAGAAGAAGTGATGATTTTGACAGGCAGTGGCACATCCGCCCTCGAAAGTGCAGTAGTCAATACGGTGGCGCCGGGCGACGAAGTGCTGGTGCTGGTTACGGGGGCGTTCGGGGACCGTTTCGCTAAAATCTGCCAGGCTTATGGAATTGCGACCCATGTATTCAATGTGGAATGGGGACAAGCGGTGGATCCCGAAGCCGTGAAAAATTTCCTCGGCGAGCATCCCGAAATCCGTGTCATTTTCTCTACATTCTGTGAAACCTCAACCGGTGTCTTGAACCCTGTTAAAGAACTTGCCGAGACAGTCAAACAAGTATCGGATGCGCTGATCGTCGTCGACGGCGTCTCATGTGTAGCGGGAACGGAAACGGAAATGGACAAATGGGGCGTCGATGTGGTCGTCACAGGCTCGCAAAAAGCGTTCATGCTGCCGGCAGGGCTCGCGTTCATCGCAGTGAGCAAGCGGGCGTGGAAGAAAATCGAAGCCAACCCGCAGCCACGCTTCTACTTGGATCTGGTCAAACACCGCGACAATATCGAAAAAGACACGACGCCGTTTACGCCAGCGATCTCCATTCTGTATGGTTTGCAGCAAGTGCTGAATTTATTGGAAGAAGAAGGGCTGGAAAACGTCTACCGCCGCCACCGATTGATGCGCGACATGACGCGCGCTGCATTCAAGGCGCTGAACGTCCGCTTATTGACGAGCGACGAGGATGCATCGCCAACCGTTACCGCGGTCTATCCGGAACATTTCGATGCGGAACAATTCCGCAAAGTGCTAAAAGAAGAGTTTGCGATCGAATTTGCGGGAGGCCAGCAGCATCTCGCAAAAACGATTTTCCGCATCGGCCATATGGGCTATTGCTCCCCGGCGGAAGTGCTGCAGGCGCTCGCCGCATCGGAAGTCGTCTTGAAAAAACTTGGGCAAGATATTATGCTCGGCGCAGGCATCGCAGCCGCGCAGCAAGTCTTTTTGGAAGGGAAGGATAAATAA
- a CDS encoding glycosyltransferase family 2 protein, whose translation MKLISIIVPAFNEEANIASMYKTLVQELEPLPYLYEIMFINDGSSDGTLDEILKLANENETVKYISLSRNFGKEAAMFAGMKRIKGDAAILMDSDMQHPPTLICEMVQGYEEGFHQVVAKRSRKGDSKLRSALSSLYYKVVNAVTDVNFEDGEGDFRLLSRKAINSILSLSESNRFSKGIYSWIGLSKKTISYENVVRAEGDSKWSFGSLVNYGIDGIISFNMKPLRICFYTGFLVLFLSLLYITFTFYEIMVRGVIAPGYFTTITAILLLGGIQLISLGVIGEYVGRIYNETKQRPHFLVEMSNVDEYDEP comes from the coding sequence ATGAAGCTGATCTCTATTATTGTGCCAGCTTTTAACGAAGAAGCGAATATCGCTTCGATGTACAAGACTTTGGTGCAAGAACTTGAGCCGCTTCCTTATCTGTATGAAATCATGTTTATCAATGACGGCAGCAGTGACGGAACCCTGGATGAAATACTCAAACTCGCCAATGAAAACGAAACCGTAAAATATATCTCCCTGTCCCGCAATTTCGGCAAGGAAGCCGCCATGTTCGCTGGGATGAAACGCATCAAGGGGGACGCCGCCATTCTCATGGACAGCGATATGCAGCATCCTCCCACGCTTATCTGCGAAATGGTCCAAGGCTATGAAGAAGGCTTTCATCAAGTGGTCGCCAAACGTTCTCGCAAGGGAGACTCGAAATTGCGCAGCGCGTTGTCTTCCCTCTACTATAAAGTCGTCAATGCTGTAACTGATGTCAATTTCGAGGACGGCGAGGGCGATTTCCGCCTATTGAGCCGCAAAGCGATCAATTCCATCCTGTCACTGAGTGAAAGCAACCGCTTTTCAAAGGGCATCTATTCATGGATCGGCCTCAGCAAGAAAACCATCAGCTACGAAAATGTCGTACGGGCAGAAGGCGATTCCAAATGGTCGTTCGGAAGCCTCGTCAATTACGGCATCGACGGAATCATTTCGTTCAATATGAAACCATTGCGCATCTGTTTTTACACAGGTTTTCTCGTGTTGTTCCTGTCCCTGCTCTATATCACTTTCACGTTTTACGAAATCATGGTACGGGGTGTCATCGCCCCCGGGTATTTCACGACCATCACGGCGATTTTGCTGCTCGGCGGCATTCAATTGATCAGCCTCGGCGTTATCGGCGAATACGTCGGACGGATCTACAACGAGACCAAACAGCGGCCGCATTTTTTGGTTGAGATGAGCAATGTGGATGAATACGATGAACCTTAA
- a CDS encoding GtrA family protein encodes MNLKRLNTEFTRFVFVGVVNTLSYYSIYLFLHNVLDWAYMPSHLIGFLISLNISFFLNTYVTYRVKPTLKKYLYFPLTQVVNMSVSTLLIFIFVEFLHINSNIAPFAAVIFTIPVTFIVSGKILKAPVQSK; translated from the coding sequence ATGAACCTTAAGCGCTTGAATACGGAGTTTACCCGCTTTGTTTTTGTTGGGGTCGTCAACACGCTCAGCTATTACTCCATCTACCTGTTTTTGCATAATGTGCTCGACTGGGCCTATATGCCATCCCACCTCATCGGGTTTTTGATCAGCTTGAACATTTCATTTTTCCTGAACACTTACGTAACGTATCGTGTAAAACCGACTTTGAAGAAATATTTATATTTCCCGCTGACACAGGTCGTCAACATGTCGGTCTCCACCTTATTGATCTTCATCTTTGTGGAGTTTCTTCACATAAACAGCAATATCGCGCCATTCGCCGCAGTGATTTTCACTATTCCCGTGACGTTTATTGTATCGGGGAAAATCCTTAAAGCGCCGGTGCAATCCAAATAA
- a CDS encoding YfhO family protein: MRSFRPYLLLTAVFLAMAAIGHGVFLFQWTQNQYMAGPNDGLAQMMPFKQLLYDHYTRGEFFYSFDFGLGAGIFSELSYYFSTSFVYITTLLIVYLLDALQLIGDPDVLFWANASVFISVARLSIVLIAAYALFRYMRITRLSAFIGASIYGISGMYFRHAAFWEFFADAFIWLPLLIFGAEKIFREQKPGWFMFAVAIAMIDNFYFAYINFLLTGIYILFRLFIPLEKTETKWKKAIVLFLISGLVGAGISMVSFIPSVYAFLNNHRPEFQQDILWFEETENILFMSRYILLPAMFVLFLFIPTLYKVHRFRLFALVGIFTAVLYHSPMVGSIFNGFSAPQHRWEYLISFVAAGAIASGLDYFHKLRLKEIVPAAVLTALLYGWFAWQDEALEFTTLYPRLALAGLVVTLAAVLAAPAFQQRYQKPLLAFVLLALVLATANVYQSEKLLDNADVADVDEALITGEDYDNQEVRTLIDEIQERETAEMYRIDWMEGVRNNTPIVQEFQGLSAYSSILNKNLLYFYLYDLEIDMGRESVSRYATLGNRSNLHSLLQGNYAIRERNDPNVPFGFRKFAATENFIAYQNRYPLPFARPAFQVYQESQLTDEPPLLREHAMLSGIVLDENISPEPLPDRFPGEADYRVEEADASYDEGLLEISDETGGIDLLLDEVLEEGDLYISFHLENTAADQGFPLEVNEYRTTRKSNQSIYKTFVDDLTIRIKAAERIEIRMPEGTYKLTDIEIVKEPYALLREQNALADRTSHLKIDGSQVDVTYDNQEDAPFLNLSIPYERGWQATINGEPVDVLKANYAFLAVPLKDGMNEIELRYRPPFFLASLSISLVSLASGLLWLRRRKQNGYDRHEPKDTMTN, encoded by the coding sequence ATGCGTTCTTTTCGACCTTACCTTCTACTGACAGCTGTATTCCTGGCCATGGCCGCAATAGGCCATGGCGTCTTTCTGTTTCAATGGACCCAAAACCAATACATGGCCGGCCCTAACGACGGCCTCGCCCAAATGATGCCGTTCAAGCAATTGCTTTACGACCATTATACGCGCGGCGAGTTCTTTTACTCCTTTGACTTCGGCCTTGGTGCCGGTATATTCAGCGAATTGTCTTATTATTTCTCCACTTCTTTCGTATACATCACTACACTGTTGATTGTTTATCTGCTGGATGCCTTGCAATTGATCGGAGACCCTGATGTCCTGTTCTGGGCCAATGCGTCCGTCTTCATCAGTGTCGCCAGGTTGTCCATCGTATTGATTGCCGCATACGCCCTGTTCCGCTATATGCGCATTACCCGCCTATCAGCATTTATCGGGGCAAGTATCTACGGGATTTCGGGGATGTACTTCCGCCATGCGGCATTTTGGGAGTTTTTCGCGGATGCCTTTATCTGGCTGCCCCTGCTCATTTTCGGGGCTGAAAAAATCTTCCGTGAACAAAAACCCGGTTGGTTTATGTTCGCGGTCGCGATCGCGATGATCGACAACTTCTATTTCGCTTACATCAATTTCCTGCTGACAGGCATTTATATTTTATTCCGCTTGTTCATCCCGCTTGAAAAGACAGAAACGAAATGGAAAAAAGCCATTGTATTGTTCTTGATCTCAGGGCTGGTCGGAGCCGGCATCTCCATGGTCTCGTTCATCCCTTCCGTGTACGCGTTCTTGAACAACCACCGCCCCGAGTTCCAGCAGGATATCCTATGGTTCGAAGAGACGGAGAACATCCTCTTCATGAGCCGCTATATTCTATTGCCTGCGATGTTCGTGCTGTTTTTGTTCATTCCAACACTGTACAAGGTCCATCGTTTCCGGCTTTTCGCTTTGGTCGGGATCTTCACGGCTGTGCTCTACCACAGCCCGATGGTCGGCAGTATCTTCAACGGCTTCTCGGCCCCGCAGCATCGATGGGAATACCTCATCTCATTTGTCGCGGCAGGGGCAATCGCCAGCGGGTTGGACTATTTTCACAAGCTGCGCTTGAAGGAAATCGTGCCAGCTGCGGTTTTGACAGCTCTCCTTTATGGATGGTTCGCGTGGCAGGACGAAGCGCTCGAGTTTACGACGCTTTACCCGCGCCTCGCGCTTGCCGGTCTCGTCGTGACTTTGGCCGCTGTCTTGGCAGCGCCGGCTTTTCAGCAGCGTTATCAAAAGCCATTGCTTGCATTCGTGTTGCTCGCCTTGGTGTTGGCGACCGCCAATGTTTACCAAAGTGAAAAATTGCTGGATAATGCCGACGTCGCGGATGTCGATGAGGCGCTGATTACCGGCGAAGATTACGATAACCAGGAAGTCCGTACATTGATCGATGAAATCCAGGAACGCGAAACGGCCGAGATGTACCGGATCGATTGGATGGAAGGCGTCCGCAATAATACGCCGATCGTCCAGGAGTTCCAGGGGCTGAGTGCCTATTCCAGCATTTTGAACAAGAACTTGCTGTATTTTTACTTATACGATTTGGAAATCGATATGGGCCGAGAAAGCGTCAGCCGTTATGCCACACTCGGCAACCGGAGCAACCTCCACAGCCTGTTGCAAGGCAATTACGCGATACGCGAGCGAAATGACCCGAATGTGCCATTCGGTTTCCGTAAATTTGCCGCTACCGAAAACTTCATCGCCTATCAGAACCGCTATCCGCTCCCTTTCGCGCGTCCGGCCTTCCAGGTGTATCAAGAGTCCCAGCTTACGGATGAGCCGCCTTTGCTGCGCGAACACGCCATGCTCAGCGGAATCGTCCTGGATGAAAACATCTCACCTGAGCCCCTTCCTGACCGCTTCCCTGGAGAAGCGGATTACAGAGTCGAAGAAGCGGATGCAAGCTACGATGAAGGCTTGCTCGAGATTTCTGATGAAACCGGAGGGATTGATTTACTGCTTGATGAAGTTCTAGAAGAAGGCGATTTGTATATCTCGTTCCATTTGGAGAATACAGCCGCAGACCAGGGGTTCCCGCTTGAAGTCAATGAATACCGGACGACCCGCAAGTCCAACCAATCGATTTACAAGACTTTCGTCGACGACTTGACGATCCGCATCAAGGCTGCAGAAAGAATTGAAATCCGCATGCCTGAAGGGACGTACAAACTCACCGACATTGAAATAGTGAAAGAACCTTATGCCTTATTGAGAGAGCAAAATGCATTGGCAGACCGCACCAGCCACCTGAAAATTGACGGCAGCCAAGTTGACGTCACGTACGATAACCAGGAAGATGCACCTTTCCTTAATTTATCGATTCCTTATGAAAGAGGATGGCAGGCGACCATCAATGGGGAACCGGTCGATGTGCTGAAAGCCAATTACGCGTTTTTGGCCGTTCCGCTCAAAGATGGCATGAACGAAATTGAGCTGCGCTACCGGCCACCGTTCTTCTTGGCTTCCCTGTCCATCAGTTTGGTGTCGCTTGCTTCCGGCTTGTTGTGGCTGCGCCGCCGCAAACAAAATGGATATGATCGACATGAGCCAAAAGACACCATGACGAATTGA
- a CDS encoding superoxide dismutase family protein — MKAWLMLMLLGLLLLLAACGSDSTEPPTETDGAEPQEEEVDDQEGEPQDGSGGESEGASEVQLLTVEFLNADGEATGTAELTEEDNGVMVKLDVEGLEPGMHGIHFHEEGMCEAPDFESAGGHFNPTGASHGHDNPDGPHAGDLHNIEVADDGTSTDELTAENVTLQIGEDNSLLKEGGTSLVIHASEDDGQTDPSGDSGERIACGVVTAE; from the coding sequence ATGAAAGCATGGTTGATGCTTATGCTCTTAGGCCTTTTACTGTTGCTCGCGGCATGTGGTAGCGACTCAACGGAACCGCCGACCGAAACGGATGGGGCCGAACCGCAAGAAGAGGAAGTCGATGATCAGGAAGGTGAACCGCAGGATGGATCAGGAGGGGAATCGGAAGGAGCCAGTGAGGTCCAGTTGCTGACGGTTGAATTCCTGAATGCAGATGGTGAAGCGACTGGTACCGCTGAATTGACGGAAGAGGACAATGGAGTCATGGTCAAATTGGATGTCGAAGGATTGGAGCCCGGAATGCACGGCATCCATTTCCATGAAGAAGGCATGTGCGAGGCGCCTGATTTCGAATCAGCAGGCGGGCACTTCAACCCGACCGGCGCGAGCCATGGGCATGACAATCCGGATGGCCCGCACGCAGGCGATCTCCACAATATTGAAGTGGCCGATGACGGGACTTCAACGGATGAGCTGACCGCAGAGAATGTCACTTTGCAGATTGGCGAAGATAATTCCCTTCTCAAAGAAGGCGGAACATCACTCGTTATCCATGCCTCAGAAGATGACGGGCAAACCGATCCTTCCGGAGATTCCGGTGAACGCATCGCTTGCGGCGTGGTGACAGCTGAATAA
- a CDS encoding SDR family oxidoreductase yields the protein MSKDKYEKIHDQVDPQEQDRQPGLESEMSPEPIYDDENYKGAGKLEGKVALITGGDSGIGRAVAIAYAKEGANIAIAYLDEHEDADRTIDAVKAYGVEAQKFATDVSQVENCHQLVVDVIGEFGQLNVLVNNAGKQFPKDDFLEISPEQLRETFETNIFSMFYLTQAAIPHLSKGDSIINTSSVTAYRGSPELIDYSSTKGAITSFTRSLSANISEQGIRVNSVAPGPIWTPLIPATFSAEKVGQHGGDTPMERRGQPAELAPAYVYLASADSTYVTGQAIHVNGGDFITS from the coding sequence ATGTCAAAAGATAAATATGAAAAAATCCATGACCAAGTCGATCCACAGGAACAAGACCGGCAACCGGGACTCGAAAGTGAAATGTCCCCGGAACCGATTTATGATGACGAAAATTATAAAGGGGCAGGCAAGCTGGAAGGGAAAGTTGCGTTGATTACGGGCGGCGATAGCGGAATCGGGCGGGCTGTTGCAATCGCATATGCGAAAGAAGGCGCCAATATCGCCATCGCCTACCTGGACGAACATGAAGACGCAGACAGAACCATCGATGCTGTAAAAGCGTACGGAGTCGAAGCCCAAAAATTTGCAACCGACGTGAGCCAAGTCGAGAATTGCCATCAATTGGTCGTCGATGTAATCGGCGAGTTCGGCCAATTGAATGTTTTGGTCAATAATGCAGGCAAGCAATTCCCGAAAGACGATTTCCTCGAGATCAGCCCTGAACAATTACGGGAAACTTTCGAGACAAATATTTTCAGCATGTTTTATTTGACCCAAGCGGCAATCCCTCATTTATCCAAAGGCGACAGCATCATCAATACCTCTTCCGTCACCGCCTACCGTGGATCTCCGGAACTGATCGATTACTCGTCCACGAAAGGCGCAATCACGAGTTTCACCCGCTCTCTATCCGCCAACATCAGCGAACAAGGCATCCGTGTCAATTCGGTTGCGCCAGGACCGATCTGGACGCCACTGATTCCAGCTACTTTCAGCGCTGAAAAAGTAGGGCAGCATGGCGGCGATACCCCAATGGAAAGACGCGGACAGCCAGCTGAACTCGCTCCCGCCTATGTCTATCTCGCCTCTGCCGACTCAACTTACGTCACCGGCCAAGCGATTCATGTAAACGGCGGCGACTTCATCACTTCATAA
- a CDS encoding YqjF family protein, with amino-acid sequence MEKPWVMAQTWRNLVFLHWPISADALRPFIPSELAIDLYDGQAWIGVVPFIADHTRLRFFFPFPIAGNYRELNVRTYVRCNGRAGVYFFSLDADSLLAVKAASAGGFLPYRYARINSGSKGSRHLFTSRPAASIHGENFRMGFTPAAGILEASKLERWLTERYCLWTKPKAILYRVDIAHAPWRLQNVHIEIAENSLAPFLPAGWNAGQPLAHFSGVQKTRFYPPVKETM; translated from the coding sequence ATGGAAAAGCCGTGGGTCATGGCACAAACATGGCGGAATCTGGTGTTTTTGCATTGGCCGATATCGGCGGATGCACTGCGCCCCTTTATACCATCAGAGTTGGCGATCGATTTATATGACGGCCAGGCCTGGATCGGTGTCGTCCCTTTCATTGCCGATCATACGCGCCTGCGCTTTTTCTTTCCTTTTCCCATAGCGGGCAACTACCGGGAATTGAATGTAAGGACGTATGTAAGGTGCAACGGCCGGGCCGGGGTCTATTTCTTCAGCCTGGATGCCGATAGCCTATTGGCTGTAAAAGCGGCGAGTGCAGGAGGATTCTTGCCTTACCGTTATGCCCGGATAAATAGTGGAAGTAAAGGCAGTCGCCATTTGTTTACGAGCCGCCCCGCTGCATCTATCCATGGCGAGAATTTCCGGATGGGTTTTACTCCAGCTGCCGGAATACTAGAGGCGTCAAAGCTCGAGCGATGGTTGACGGAACGTTATTGTTTATGGACAAAGCCGAAAGCTATCCTGTACCGTGTGGATATTGCGCATGCGCCTTGGCGGTTGCAGAATGTCCATATTGAAATCGCTGAAAATTCACTTGCTCCATTTCTGCCCGCTGGCTGGAATGCAGGGCAACCGCTAGCCCATTTTTCGGGCGTCCAGAAAACACGGTTTTATCCGCCTGTGAAAGAAACCATGTAA